From one Bos indicus x Bos taurus breed Angus x Brahman F1 hybrid chromosome 7, Bos_hybrid_MaternalHap_v2.0, whole genome shotgun sequence genomic stretch:
- the C1QTNF2 gene encoding complement C1q tumor necrosis factor-related protein 2, whose translation MIPWVLLACALPCAADPLLAAFARRDFQKGSPQLICSMPGPQGPPGPPGAPGPSGMVGRMGFPGRDGQDGQDGDRGETGEEGSPGRTGNRGKPGPKGKAGAIGRAGPRGPKGVSGAPGKHGTPGKKGPKGKKGEPGLPGPCSCGSSHAKSAFSVAVTKSYPRERLPIKFDKILMNEGGHYNASSGKFVCGVPGIYYFTYDITLANKHLAIGLVHNGQYRIRTFDANTGNHDVASGSTILALRQGDEVWLQIFYSEQNGLFYDPYWTDSLFTGFLIYADQDNPSEV comes from the exons ATGATCCCCTGGGTGCTCCTGGCCTGTGCCCTTCCTTGTGCGGCCGACCCACTGCTGGCTGCCTTTGCCCGTAGAGACTTCCAGAAGGGCTCCCCTCAACTCatctgcagcatgcctggccccCAGGGTCCACCCGGccccccaggagccccagggccCTCAGGAATGGTGGGAAGAATGGGCTTTCCAGGCAGAGATGGCCAGGATGGCCAGGACGGGGACCGAGGGGAGACCGGAGAGGAAG GTTCACCTGGCCGGACAGGTAACCGGGGGAAGCCAGGCCCGAAGGGCAAAGCTGGGGCCATTGGGCGGGCCGGCCCACGTGGCCCCAAAGGTGTCAGCGGTGCCCCGGGCAAGCACGGCACACCTGGCAAGAAGGGGCCCAAGGGCAAGAAGGGGGAGCCAGGCCTCCCGGGGCCCTGCAGCTGCGGCAGCAGCCACGCCAAGTCGGCCTTCTCCGTGGCAGTGACCAAGAGCTATCCGCGGGAGCGGCTGCCCATCAAATTCGACAAGATACTAATGAACGAGGGCGGACACTACAACGCTTCCAGTGGCAAGTTCGTCTGTGGCGTGCCGGGCATCTACTACTTCACCTACGACATCACGCTGGCCAACAAGCACCTGGCCATCGGCCTGGTGCACAACGGCCAGTATCGCATCCGGACCTTCGACGCCAACACGGGCAACCACGACGTGGCCTCGGGCTCCACCATCCTGGCGCTCAGGCAGGGGGACGAGGTCTGGCTGCAGATCTTCTACTCTGAGCAGAATGGGCTCTTTTACGACCCATACTGGACTGACAGCCTCTTCACGGGCTTCCTCATCTATGCCGACCAGGACAACCCCAGTGAGGTGTAG